Part of the Pedobacter roseus genome is shown below.
AATCGCTCCAATACTGTTTGATCACATCTTCTTCGTAAGGGTTATTAACAGATGGGTTAATACCTAAAACAATAATTTCAAGTTCTTTTAAATTATAAGGAAAAGCAATAAACCCAAGGTTATTTTTCTTCATAATACTTTGGTAATCTGCAGTTGTGAGCTTTTTAAAACTCAGAAACTCTGGGGTGATGTAAGAACTTTTGCCTCCTACCTGCATAATACTGGCTTTATGATACATGTAACCATCGGTTAGTATTACTAAAATATTCCGATGGGCTGGTTTAATGCAATACAGCTGTACATTGCTTTTAAAAAACCTCCAGATATCGGAACCAACATAATTATGGTCTCTAATAGCGCTCTGGTAAATTTTAGCAGGATTATCGGCATAAACCTTATCTATACTCAGAAAATCCTTTTTACTGGTTTTGGGGTTAAAATCGACTTTTAACTGTTCACTAAGCTGATTAATATTGGGGATATTGGGCAGGGGATTAAAGAAAACCTGCATCTGGTCTTTTAACAGGAGCATCTTTTTTCCCCTTACATGGTTAGTAAATGCTTTTTGTACTGATTTTATATATTGCAGATCGCGCTGGTAAATCCCGGGATTCTTTTTAGGATCTATCCGATCCGATAAATCCAGTAAAAAGCTGATGTTGAGGTTCTGTTTTGGTTGCTGGGCTTTACCCTCTTTCACAAAAGCAGCTGTAATTAAGAGCGGCAGTAATATGTGTAGTAATGTGTGCTTCATGATGCCTGGTGGTTATAAAGTAGTGACGTAAACAGAATTTTGCGAATCTTCGCTGGCCCCTACGCTTTTAAGGTTTTCGTTGTAACAGGCAATACATTCAGTTTGAAGAACAATTTTTTCATGCATTGAAATATGAAGCTTTTCACTCACGAACGTAATCCAGCCTTTCATATACTCCGAAGCGTACAAAACATACTCCTTCGTGGGAATAATTACGGCATCAATTATCCGTTGTAATGTAATAATACGTCCCTGCGCCTCCAGCGAACTTTTTTTGATGTCGCTAAGCTCTTCTATCAATTTTGCTTTTTGGATTTCAATATCGCTTATCCTATCCTGATGGATCTGAATGTCTTTTTTCCTCCGCAGCTGTTCGTGTTTGATTTTGTCTTTCTCCCGGTGTTCTTTCATAATAAAATCGAACACTACGCCCCAGATAAGGTACACCACAAAACCCGCAAAGATGATTCCCCAGAACTGGATTTTGCCAAAGGCAACGAAAATTCCAAATTTGTCATCTTCCGCAGTTTTATTCAGTTCATAAATCTTCTCTTCAATCTGGTAAGCTAGTATAGCATCGAATAAAAGGGATGTGATAAAAAGGATTCCGATTTTGAAATAATTCCATCTGCTTTTAACCTCACCGAACATGTGGATCAAATAACCCAAACCCAGGAACACAAAAGGGATAAAGGTGACAAATAAACCTTCCAGCGAACCATCATGCCAGGCCTTTTCAAAAGCTTTTGCATCAAGAATGTTCATAACGACAGTGACACTATTCGCATCCAACAGTTTAAAAAAGGCAGAATAAGAGGTAGAAATGTAAAAGGTAAATAAATACAGGCTTAAAGGCATGAGAATGATTAAACCGATCCAGAATTTGCTTGAAGCACCTTTTGAAGCGCTGATGTGGTATTTTTCAGGATTCCGGGGCAGGTCGTTAATTTCGAATTTTAACTCTTCAATATTATCTTTTACCGCCCTGATATCGGTTTCCACCTTGTTAATCTGCTGTTCCTTACTTTCTTTACTGATGACCAGTGTTTTGATTTCGGTTTCTTTACTTTTCTGCTCGTTGATATAAGGTTCTTTAGCCAGCTGCTGCTTTTCTACCAGTTCTTTTTCTTCGTTTTGGAACCTGGCGTAAATGGCGTTCAAACATATCGAAAGCGCTAGCGGGCTACCACTGTTTCTAGATCCGTCTCTGAAACCCGCTTCGTGGTAAGTTCTTTTTCTTACTTCCTCGGTTTCTTCGGTAACAGGCTCCTTAATCTCCACATTTTCATCCTGAGGCGGATCGGCTGTTTTTGGGTTAAAAAATTCTTCTATTTGGGCAATCATAACATTAAGTTTTAGTTTGATTTATGATGTGATTATTGTATTTCTCTTTTTGCCGAAACAATCCGGTCTCTGGAGTATGTTTTTTGAACGGGTAAAATTTCAGCCGCTTTTTCTTCTTGTTTTGCAGGTTCACTTTTCTTATAAAAGGCAATGATTAAAAACAATAGTCCGGTGATGATATCAAGTGGGATCCAGATGCTTTTCCGATGAAGGTAAATGGGGAACAGGGGATTAAAAAGAATGAGTATGAGTATAAAAACGACTGTTAAAGCGTAGTTTTTTTGTTTGATCCAGCTGTAAATGAATACTAATGCCCCTAATGAAATGATGGTACGGAGAAAAGTGTAATACCCTATCGGCAATCTTAATATGGCAACAAAACAGGCAATGGCACAGATGGCACCTACGAGCCTTGGCAGCATTACACCGCTATTGTGCTGATCTTTTTTCGCAACTGATGGTTTAACCGGATCCTTCGTGATCATTTTATTGTTGTTTAATGATTCAAAAGTACCCTGATTAAGAGGGCTTTCCTTACGGGAACCCGTAAAACGAGAAACTACCATTAATGCGATTAAGAAAATAGAATACCAGAGACAGAATTAATAAAACAAGTCGTCATCTCGACTGGAACGCAGTGGAATGGAGAGATCTATCTTAGATAGATTTAGCTTCGCTGAGCACTACGTGGTTCTCGGCTTTCCTGCAATTGATGTTATTATTTGCATAACCTGTTAAAGGCTTTATAAACTATATGCATTTCCACCCAGTTAGGCCATAACACCGTATCCCCGTTCTACTTAATTCCGGCCTAACAAATTTTTCGGCAGTCACAGAACTAGCCATGCATTGCCTTTGAAAAAAATTTTCAGCCGGCGTTTTTTGGTTCTTTTTGACGCCAAAAAGAAGGAGCCCTTCGGCGGCGGCGAGCCGAGGCAGGACCGTGCCGTGAGGCACAAAAACAAATTATACCTTAATCATATCGATTTTTATGAAATAAATTATTCCTTCGGCTTAATATAATCTTCTGATTTTTCTTTCTTCCACCAGTTGTTATCGAGGCGTTTAATAGATATAAATGTTCGGGTAATGCCGGGTTTCATGGTGGCCGTATCGAGGTGCCTGGGCCATACGTGGATAATGGTATCTTTCCCGATGCATACCCACCAGAAAGTTTTTCCATAACGTTTGGTGGTATAAACTTCGCTGATGGTTCCATTAATTACTTTGTTGTTAAAACCAGGTTCCATTAACTGGTAGGTTAAAACTTTCTGTGCACGTGCGGTGGCTATCGCGGAGGTGAGTAACAGCAGTATGATGAGGTTTTTCATAGCGCTAAGGTATTCAGGCTAAAAACGGATTCCTTACGGCTAACCTTAGGGTAATCCTTCGGCTTCATCCGATCAGGATGACAAGCGCTCTTTTTAACCACCGAGATCCACTGAGATAAGACACTGAGAACACAGAGGGTTTAAATCGCTATAATTCATTCCTATCGTGAAAGATCCTTCGACTCCGCTACCATTGACAGAATAAATAACAAGAGTCGTCATTGCGAGGAGGAACGACGAAGCAATCTTTCCTGCTGGCGATCCTTGCCAGAAAGATTGCTTCGTCGGCTGAAAAAGCCTTCTCGCAATGACGAATTTGGCGCTTATCATTGCGCGAAGATTCTTCTGGCATTCATATTGCTTTTTATAAAAAAAATTATCCCTCAGGGTGACAAATCGCCGAGGATTTTTCGTATTTAAAATGAGAGGTTGCCCTGTCTGTTCCCAAAACAGATCAAAAAGCAACCCCTGCATTTTTGTGAGAGTGGAGCGGTTAATTAATAGTTCGCTATGGTTTGATGGAGCTGATCCCTATAATTGTAGAGCTCATCAAGGCTAAACAACTGTTTTTTCTCACCCGCATCTTTTCCGTTCTGAAAAGTTTCGAGGTATTTATTGGCGGTATTAAAATGGAACCTGCAGATGGGTTTGCGGTTATTGTCATCCAGTAATACCCCAAAGTAAGATTGGGTATCGCGGGCGGCAATGCGAGCGGAAGGAATCTTTTCGCGCAATATTGCTTTTACAATCTGGAAAGCTTCCAGTTCTTCCTCAGTGGTTACAATTTTTGAAGCCTCAGGATCTTCGATCACATGAATCACTTTACCTTCATCCTTTTTCTCGATTTTCTCATTGATGTTCAGGGCTGATTTTAAACGGTCGCTGATTGATTCGTTGATGGAAATGGCCAGGGCTTTTTTGGCGTATTCTTTAAAAGCGACCATCCGGTTTGCGGTGAGGGGTTTGTCGAAAAACCGGTTCACCAGTAATTTCACCATTTCATCGGAAGGGGTATCGATTTCTTTTTCAAATTCTTTCCTGATGGCTTTGATGTATTTTAAACCTTCGGCCGAATCGAGGATCGTTTCTAAATTATATTCGTTTTTGGTAAAACTTTCGAGGATTTTAATGGCATTATCTTTCAGGTCTTCAATATCGATGGTGAGGAAAGGTTTCTCATCCATAATATTTGGCTTTTCCAGATCGGCGTAAAAGTTATAAACCGTACCGTTGGTTAATACACCAAACCTGGCCTTCGAAACATGGTAATAGCGGTGCAACTGCGAATTATGGGCATCGGCACTTTCTTTCCAGTGTTTACACTCGAAAATGAGGATGGGTTCGTTGTTTTTACGGATCACGTAATCTACTTTCTCTCCTTTTTTGGTGCCGATATCGCAGATGTGTTCAGGAATCACCTCTGTTGGGTTAAAAATATCATAGCCAAGAATTTGGATAAAAGGCATTACAAATGCATTTTTGGTGGCTTCTTCGGTATTGATCTGATCTTTTAATCCGACCACACGCTGATGAAGCTGCTCTAACTTTAATTTAAGATCCATAACTTTTTGCATTAAATGGTTTCATCTGTTACTGATGCCTTCGGCGCGTTCTCCTTAACCGATTCGATGCCATTATCACGCGTTTCGGCAGTGCTGTACATCTGGCTGGTCCCGATAACTTCGCCATTTGCAGCTTTAAGGTTGAAATAGCATGAACCGTTTTTGGCGGTTTTTCTATCGTACCTGGTATCGGTTGGGGCATTGGTTTTAACCGATTCAATTCCTTTATGGCAAGATGCTTTTGCCGTGTACCCTTCGCTGGTGAGGATAACCCTGCCGTTTGATGCTTCAAGGTTAAACTGGTATTCGCCGTTTGTTCTTTTGGTAATGATAAATTTTCCCATAGTTAAGTTTTTTTAGCAGCTCAAAAGTATGGGAGGAATGTAGTGGATCCTTACGGGAAACCGTAGTGCGAGGGTTAACTGGTTAATTGTTGAAATTGGTTAACTGATCCAAACACTAGCCCTATTTACCACAGATCCTTTGACTCCACTATCATTGACAGAATCCAAGAGAAAAGTCGTCATCTCGACTGTAGCGCAGCGAAATGGAGAGATCTATTTATCAAGTTATCGAAATCAAATTTAAAAGATTTCTCCACTGCGTTTGAAATGACGATGCTTTGAGCGCATTCAGCTTCTTATCCATCTGTCATTCATATTGATTTATATAAAATAAATTATCCCTCAGGATGGCAAGCGCCTTTTTTTAACCACAGAGAACCACAGAGAAGGGCACGGAGCGCACAGCGCTTGTTAAATGGCTAAGATTCACTTTGCATCGAAAAAGATCCTTCGACACCATGCTACCATTGACAGACTTCAATAGCGCGTTCGTCATTCCCGCGCAGGCTGGAACCACGAAGTGCTCAGCGAAGCTAATCTTAATGCGCACGCGAGGTAGCGATCGTTGTAAGATTGCTTCGTCGGCTGAAAAAGCCTTCTCGCAATGACGACTTTTGGCGGCTTATCATTGCGCTAGGATTTTTCTGTCATCAATATCGATTTTTATGCAATAAATTATCCCTCATGATGACAAGCGCTTTTTAACCACAGAGAACCACAGAGAAGGGCACGGAGAGCACAGCGCTTGTTGAACGGCTAAGATTCACTTTCCATCGAAAAAGATCCTTCGACACTATGCTACCATTGACAGACTTCAATAGTGCGGTCGTCATTCCCGCGCAGGCGGGAACCACGAAGTGCTCAGCGAAGCTAATCTTAATGCGCACGCGAGGTAGCGATCGTTGTAAGATTGCTTCGTCGGCTGAAAAAGCCTTCTCGCAATGACGACTTTTAGCGGCTTATCATTGCGCCAGGATTTTTCTGTCATCAATATCGATTTTTATGCAATAAATTATCCCTTAGAATGACAAGCGAGCGGAATTAACTGAAATCAGTTGACTCCGGACTGTGGACTGAAGACTCAGGACTCATCAAATTATCCCTACATCTTTACAATAAGCAATCAGTTGTTCGTTTTTGGAGAAACCGAGTACCTCTTTCATCAAATTCAGACGCTTTTCAACGCTGCTTAGGCCAGAGGGTTTAATATTGTTTTCCTGCAAATAATAAGGAATGTTTTTTTGGGGTGTTCCATCAACCAGTTGAGAAATGATGGCGATATCCAGGTCTGTAAAATCGTGCGAATTATTTTCTTTTCTGGCCAGTTTTAAATC
Proteins encoded:
- a CDS encoding beta-carotene 15,15'-monooxygenase; this translates as MIAQIEEFFNPKTADPPQDENVEIKEPVTEETEEVRKRTYHEAGFRDGSRNSGSPLALSICLNAIYARFQNEEKELVEKQQLAKEPYINEQKSKETEIKTLVISKESKEQQINKVETDIRAVKDNIEELKFEINDLPRNPEKYHISASKGASSKFWIGLIILMPLSLYLFTFYISTSYSAFFKLLDANSVTVVMNILDAKAFEKAWHDGSLEGLFVTFIPFVFLGLGYLIHMFGEVKSRWNYFKIGILFITSLLFDAILAYQIEEKIYELNKTAEDDKFGIFVAFGKIQFWGIIFAGFVVYLIWGVVFDFIMKEHREKDKIKHEQLRRKKDIQIHQDRISDIEIQKAKLIEELSDIKKSSLEAQGRIITLQRIIDAVIIPTKEYVLYASEYMKGWITFVSEKLHISMHEKIVLQTECIACYNENLKSVGASEDSQNSVYVTTL
- a CDS encoding DUF6804 family protein; this translates as MITKDPVKPSVAKKDQHNSGVMLPRLVGAICAIACFVAILRLPIGYYTFLRTIISLGALVFIYSWIKQKNYALTVVFILILILFNPLFPIYLHRKSIWIPLDIITGLLFLIIAFYKKSEPAKQEEKAAEILPVQKTYSRDRIVSAKREIQ
- a CDS encoding type I restriction endonuclease, whose amino-acid sequence is MDLKLKLEQLHQRVVGLKDQINTEEATKNAFVMPFIQILGYDIFNPTEVIPEHICDIGTKKGEKVDYVIRKNNEPILIFECKHWKESADAHNSQLHRYYHVSKARFGVLTNGTVYNFYADLEKPNIMDEKPFLTIDIEDLKDNAIKILESFTKNEYNLETILDSAEGLKYIKAIRKEFEKEIDTPSDEMVKLLVNRFFDKPLTANRMVAFKEYAKKALAISINESISDRLKSALNINEKIEKKDEGKVIHVIEDPEASKIVTTEEELEAFQIVKAILREKIPSARIAARDTQSYFGVLLDDNNRKPICRFHFNTANKYLETFQNGKDAGEKKQLFSLDELYNYRDQLHQTIANY
- a CDS encoding YegP family protein encodes the protein MGKFIITKRTNGEYQFNLEASNGRVILTSEGYTAKASCHKGIESVKTNAPTDTRYDRKTAKNGSCYFNLKAANGEVIGTSQMYSTAETRDNGIESVKENAPKASVTDETI